DNA from Flavobacteriales bacterium:
TGGTGGCCGATGGGGCATACCAAGGGCTGATGCGCGACTACCGCGACCGGCCGCTTTGTCGCACCTGCAACATGAGGAAGCCATGCTGAAGGTGCTGCTATTCGGTAATCTCGGTTCCGGCAAAAGCCACCTGGCCGAACGATCGCTTCATCGGTTCCCGGCATTTGAGCTGGTGTCCATCGATGTCTACCGCAGGAAGTACGGCGATGGCACCCAAGAGGCCGAGCGCTTGGCCAAGGAGCAATTCCTCCATGGTGTCGTGCAAGGCAGGCAGCAACTGATCGAAGCCACCGGACTTGGCGAAACGGGCCTGCTCCTCGCGGAGCGATTGGAAACGTTCGGCGAACCCCTGCTTGTCGTGCTGTTGACCACACCCTTGAGCGTATGTCTTGCAAGGCTATCGGAACGCAAGTGGGAGGTTCCTTACCCGGCACCACCCGAACAGGCCTTCGACCTGGCGCGAAGGACCGATGAATTGATCCGCGCCGGGGAAGTGGAGGCGATCTGGTCCTTACTACCCGGATCCATCATCATCAAGGGCGATTGCTCCGATAACAGATCCATGAACGAACTGTTGGAACGAATGGCAATTCAACTCACCACATGAAGCAGCATCAGATCATCAAAGCAGTGCAACATACTATCGCCGACATGGAAGGCCTGGATGCCGCAGTGCTCTATGGATCCTTTGCCCGAGGCGATGCAACCCCGAACTCGGACATCGATCTGGGCCTGCTCGTGAACGACCGTTTCCGGCAGGAGGATCTCATCACAACCCTGAAGGACGTGCGGCCCTCACCGGACCATGTCATGCCGGTAGCCATGCGAGGCAAGGTGGTCGCCTGGTTCCACGGCATGCACGTCAAACTGGAAATGGCCATCCATCGGGACCTAGCCACCTTCGGGCGGGACCTGGCGGGGTCGGCGATCCCTGAAGAGCGGCTGCCGGGCGCCATTTTGTTGGACCGTACGGGGAACGTGCTGGATGGTGCCCGAGCGGTGCAGCAGGTGGGATACCGTCCGCATACCATCGATGAGTTGGTGCAGATGTTCATCTATGAGTTCGACAACCTGTCCACGTTCCATCGCAGGAGCGACGGATACCGCGCACTCTATTTCCACCAGATCGCACTGCATTGCCTGGTACAGCTCATGAACATGCGGGCCAACGGCGATTGCTTCCAGTTCCTGCCCAGAAACTTGTTGGTGAACATCACGGACAGGGATCGGAGGAGGCGCATCTACGAGCTCAATGGCTCCATGTACCTCCCCGATATGGACAGGAAGAAGCGGGCGCTACTGGACATGTTCCACAACACCCTCAGCGAATTGGCCTATCCCTTCGCGGAAGAGGTACGCGAAGTCCTGGAACTGATGTACGAAAGGGATCGGTACTGGAACCTGCGGGCCGTAGGTACCCATTCCCCCTTGGTCCGATGGCCGAACCTGTTGCGAAGCAGCTTGCCTGCGCTCATGGAACCGGAAAAGTTGAAGGAGCTGCTCGACAGGAACACCATTCACACCATCATCGATCTGCGCGCACCCCAGGAACTGGAAGAGCACGCATACTCCGATGAAGCGCTGAGCAAGGTCCACTATGTGCATGCCCCATTCGACCCGTGGGCGCAACCCGATTGGTTCAAGGAACCCGCCTATCAGCAGGGTGGCAACCAGGAGATTGCCTATCGCTTCTTCGCGCTGGGGTGCCGGGAGAGCATCAAGGCGGTCGTCGACGCGCTGCGCAGAGTGCCTGAAGGACAGGGAGCGTTGATCCATTGCCATGCCGGCAAGGACAGGACCGGCATTGTGTGCACATTGCTCCATCTCTTGTCCGGGGCAGACAGGGAAGTAGTGTTGGTCGATTACCTCGCCAGCGAGTCCGACACGTACGCCCATAACCTGGAGATCGTGCTCCAGATCATTGAGCGCGAAGGAGGCATTCGGGGATACTTGATCAACTGCGGCGTTGCCGACCACGAGATCGCGGACCTTCAACAACGATTGATCCATGGCTGAACGACTTGAGCACCTCTTCACCGGATACTGGAAGTACCTCGCTGTCAGGGCGGCGTGCAAACTGGACCTCTTCGATCACATCGCTTCGGGCATGCGGAATGTGGCGGACCTCACTTCGGTCATCAACGCAGATGCACGTGCTTTGGATAACCTCATCGGGGCACTTGTGCATGAAGGCTACTTGCGCCGATCGGATATCGGGCTCGGTCTATCACCAGAGGCTGAGCGGCTATGTGCTGACCATCCTGAAAGTGCGAAGCATGCCTGCCTGCTGTGGGGCGCCGAGCACATGGATGCCTGGCAGCAGCTTGACGTCAGCATCCGCTCGGGACAGGCCGTTTTTCCCATACTCTATGGTGCTCCTTTCTTCTGCTACTTGGACGGTCTTCCGGATCGCGCCGTCGAGTACCATAAAGCCATGTTCGCATATGCCTCACAGGACTATAAGGGAATAGCTGATGTCCTGGACCTGTCCCAATACCGATCGGTCATGGACGTGGGAGGCGGCAATGGGGCGCTGATCGGCTCCTTGCGAGCAGCATATCCGGAAGTCACCTTCCGCATCTTCGATATCCAAGACCACCGTACCGAAGGCACCCGCGATGTGGCGTTCCTCCAAGGCGACTTCTTCAAGGGTGTTCCGGAAGGCTCCGATGCCTTGCTCCTGAGCAGGGTCATCCATGATTGGAATGATGCCGAAGCCATGGCGATCCTTGGGAATTGCCACGCAGCACTCCCCCCACATGGAGCCCTCCATCTCATCGAGAACGATCTGTCCCTCTTGGGGGATGGAGGACATCTGCTATCGATGAACATGCTTGCCGTTTGCGGAAGCCGGGAGCGTTCCGTGAAGGAATACGAGCAGCTCCTGGAGCGTTCAGGATTCCTGGTCCTGGACCATGTACATCACGGAAAGCAGGCCATCATCAAAGCGCAACGATCATGAACTGGCGTGATATTAAGCCATCATTGGACGGATCACACTTCCTGCTCGAGGGGAAGCCCCTATGGAGGGATCGCTTCACAGCCGTGATGTCGTTCCATGCACCGGGCGTGGCCCCGGTTCAGGATGCATCCGGATGGTACCACATCGATGCTAATGGGCATCCATTGTACACCGCCCGCTTCCAGAAAGCCTTTGGGTTTTATTTCGCAAGGGCCGCTGTAATGGATCCAGAGGGTTGGTTCCACATCGACCTGAGCGGCAAGGCTTGCTATCCTGAGCGATACCCGTGGTGCGGCAACTATCAGGAGGGCGTCTGTTCGGTACGCTCCAAGGAAGGCTATTTCCACATCGACTCCAAAGGGCGACCGATTTATGCGGCACGGTTCGATTACGCTGGTGATGCCAGGGATGGGATTATTTGCGCAGTAGAGAATAGTGAGGCTTTCCACATCCGGTTCGATGGCAGCCGCCTTTATGCGCACACCTACCGCTTTGTGAACGTATACCACAAGGGCTTTGCGTTGGCTTTGGACGAGAAGGGCTGGTTCCATATCGACCGGTCTGGTCGCCCCTTAGCCGCGCACCGGTTCCCCTACCTGGAACCCTTTTACAATGGGGTCGCTTTTGCGATCGACCAGGAGGGCAATCCCGTTGCCGTATCCGAAGCGGGGTTGGTCACTCGTCTGAGTTGATACTTCACGGCCCACGTGAAGCGCCTCGCCATTCCCGACCGCTTCCTCGAGCACGGCACGCAACCGGAGCTGTACCGAGAATGCGGCATCGATGATATCGCGGTGGTGGAGGCGGTGAAGGAGATGTTGGGTGAGAAGCGAGCCGTGAATGGCATCAAGGCTTCGGCTTGAGGGCCTCGCTGGCATCGTAACGCACATCCGTCTCCCGCACCACCAGCGTATCGCCGTCGTAGGTGACCACCGCTTGGCTCAGGTCTTCGCGCACCAAGGCCACATCCGCAGCACCCCGGCCGCTGAGCTGGAGCGCCTCCGGGAACCCATGGCGGAAGATGTAAGCGCCCCGGTGATCACCCGGCAGATTAAGGACGAGCAGTCTCCCTCCCCGCGGTGGCTCAGGTGTGTCTGCGATGATGCGCTCTATGGTATCGGAAGCGGTGCGCCAATGCCCCAGGCCCTGTCGCAAGAGCAGTGACCATGATGCCACCAGCATCACGAGGGCCATCCGCCATACCGCCTTCGACCGCATACCCTCCATCGCCAGCGCGACCAGCACACACAGGAATGCCGAGGGCATAAATAGGAAACGGTCGCTCTCGCTCGTGCGCGTGCTCACACCACCCACCATGGCGATGATGGAGGCGATCCCGTAGAGCGATGCCACCAGCGCAGCAGCGCGCAGGCGCTCCGGATGGAACCGGTTCGAGCGCCAGAACCAGAGCCCGACGAGCGTAAGCGCAAGGCCGAGCAGCGCGAAGCGCACGGTCTGCACCGCGGGGTCGTCATGCGGCGGCAGGAAGGAGCGCCCGATGACCTTGAAGGCCGCGCTGAGGTAATCGCCCACCGGCTTGACGAAGAAGGCCGCACCATAGTCATTCGCCAGGCCGCCAAGCACCATCCAGCGCAACGCGAGGTTCAGCACGACCACCGCGATTGATGCGAGCAACATCGCGCGCCAGGCCTTCGCGTCCGTGGGCCGAAGGATGAGCCACCACGCGCCGAGCAGCAGGGGCGCCAGCAGCGCGCTCTCATAGCACAGTGAGCCGAGCAGCACCAACAATGCAACCGCGATGGTGCGCTTGGTGGTTGGCGCGTTGCCGGTTGCCACGACCAAGGCCCCCAGCGTGAATGCCGACGCCATGGAAATGCCGCGCCCGATGATCCAGGCCTGCGGCTCGAGGTGGAAGGGGTACAGCACGAAGAACAGACCTGCACCAAGTGCTGCATCGCTGGTGAGCAGCCGCCTGGCCAGTGAGTAGACCAGCCAGCCATTGAGACCCAGGAGGGCCAGGTTCACCACGCGGAAGGCCCACGGATCCGGGCCGGACAGCAGCAGGTTCGCCCTAAGTGATAGGTCGGCCAGCGGCCGGAAGAAGCTGCTGCCCTCGCCGGATCGGATGCGCCAGAGCACCTGGAAATCGTCGCTGAAGAAGGTGCAGGAGAGGATGGATGCATGTACTCCGATGCTGACGGCCACCAGCAAGAGCAGCACGGCCCATGACGGAATCGAACGCTCGCCGCGCGCATCCATGATGCGACCAAGGTAGCCGCGCTATGTTCGTGCGATGCCACGCCGCCATCTGCTCATCCTGCTACTCGCCTTCGCGGTGAGCGTGGTCGTACGCTGGCCCTTGCTCAACCGCCCGCTCAGCGGCCACCACGAGCTCTGCACCGCACTGGTGCTCATCGCGCTGCACAGCTGGCACCACGATGGCTTCCTCCCCCACCACGGCGCGCCGGCCATCACCTTCACCGGCCCCGCCGACCTGATCCCGCCCGGTTACACCGATGCTCCCGCACTGCACGATGGCGTGCTCTACTACCTCTCGCATCCGCCGCTCGCCTTCGACCTGCCGCATGCGCTGTTCGCCATCACGGGCACCGAGCCCAATGCTCTGGGCTTGCAGCTCTTCAATCTGTTCTTCCACCTGCTCACGGCCATCGGCCTGTACCTCGTCGTGCGCGAGTTGCAGCGCGATGGACCGGCGCCGCTCTTCGCCGCGCTGCTCTACGTCTTCATGCCCGCGCCGCTCTGGTTCCACGGCAATGCCTACATGAGCGACATGTTCGTCCAGAACGCATGGGTCTGGCACGTGCTCGTCGCCTTGCGTGCCTTGACGAGAACCGATGGCGTCCCTTGGCGCATGGCGGTGTTGTGCGCGTTGACGCTTTTCCTCACCACGCTCATCAGCTGGCCGGGTGTGTGGGCGGGCGTTGCATTGGGCATGATCGCTATTGTGCAATGGCACCAGCAGCGCGATGCCACGCGATTGCGATTGTTGGCTTCGGCGTTTGCCGGTGTCGGCCTCGCGCTGGCATTCACCGCTTGGCGCTGGCTGCAGGTGGTGGATGTCGATGCCCTGCTCGCCTACTTCAGCGGTCGCTACGCCGAGCGTGGAACCGGCAGCGAGCATGGAGGCATGCTCCGCACGTTGTTGCTCAACTACCGCATCAGCTGGCTGCCGCTCCTGCTGCCCCTCGTGTCGCTGCTGCGGAAGCGCCATTCGGTCATCTCCCAGCGCAACGCACTGTGGCTCTTCGTGGTGCTCACGGCGCTGCCCGTGATCCTGGAGATGGCCTTCCTGCTTGAGTACACGGGCCACGACTTCGCCGCGCTCAAGGCCGGTCTGCTGCTCTGCGGGCTGGGCGGGCTGGGGCTGTCGGCCATGCGCGCTGGTTGGTCATGGGCTGCGCTGGCGGTGACGTGCGTTGCAGGCGTGCTCTACTTCTACCGCACCAATCCGCCCTCATCGAGGACGGACGAGCGATTCACCTGGCAGATGGAGCAAGGCCTCGCCATCGCACGCGAAGCCAGGCCGGACGAGATGGTCTTCACCCTCGGCTTCACCCCGGAGCCGCAGGTGCGGTGGTACGCGAAGCGCACGCTCTTCCGGGTGGATGATACACGGCACGCCCGGGAGCTCCTTCGGGCATCGGGCAACCCCAAGGGCATTCTCTTCCGCCAAGCCGCAGCAGGTCTCTCGCACGAGCGCATCAGGGCGGATTGATCACTTGGGGCCGAAGAGCTCCACCTGCAGGTCGTCCACGATATGCGTACCTCCGGCCTGGTTCCAGATGTACACCTTCAGGTTGTCCTCGGCGGACCGCACCTCGGGCGTGATGTAGTCGAAGCGCTGGGTGCACCATTCGCCGGGGGCCGCAGCGCTGAGGTCCCACTTCACCGCACGGTACTTGTAGGTCTCACCCTTGTGGTGGAAGGTGGCCACGAGGATGGGCGGAGCCGTGGTGCTGTCCGTGACCCATAGGCGGGCGCTGATGCGCAGCCACGCGTGATCCGCACCGGTGAGGCGCCGGAACGGCACATCGGGCCCAGGCGTGAACGGGTCGGCCGGAGAAAGGGCACAGACGCCCTCTGGGCGGTCGTCGAAGGTGTTGCGGTAGAGCAGCGAGCGGTGATAACCCGATTCATCCTTCAGCGCCTCCTCCTCGGTGAGCGGACGGTCGACCAGGAGCAGTGCATCCGCCCCGGCCGGCACCGCGGTACGGCCGAAAACCGCAGCGTAGTAGCCGGCCGTCATCCGCTCCTTGCTGAGGATGCCGTGGCTCCACTGCCAGGTCTGGAACAGGTTCAGCACGACGAGGACCGCGCTTGCCGCGAGCATGGTGCGCCGGCCGGGGCCGGTCAGCGCGAAGCCGAGCGGCACCGCGAGCAATGCATAGGCCGGCATCATGCTCCGTGCGCTGAAGCTGCCGCCAGCATACCACCAGTTCGTCCAGCTGCTCACCACGTAGAGGTCGACGGCCAGGTAGGCGCACAGCGGCCAGAACAGGTGACGGGCGCGCTGCCGCACGGCCCCGAGCCCAGCCACCATGACCAGCGCCAGCGGCGTGTACACGAACCAGCCCTTGCGGAAGCTGAACAGGAAATCCCAGGTATGCGGTGAGCCGAAATCGAAGCCTTCGCCGGGATTGATGTAGGAGTAGAACAGCCACTCGCCCGTCACCTGCCTCCAGTATGCCAGCTGTGGCGAAGCCATGACCACGAAGGCCGTCACCGCCAGCACCGCCTGGGGCCAGCGATCGGCCACCATGCGCCACTTCGCGCGCCATCCCGACGGCTCCGCCCAGAGCAACGGAATCAGCAGGCACACCCCCTCGCTCGGGCGCACCAGGGTGATCCAGCCCGCCAGGGCCCCAACCGCTACCGCCGCCGGCAGGCCCGCATGGTGGTGCCAGCGCTGCGTGGCAAGCGCCAAGGCGGCATAAAGGGTGAAGAGGAGCGGATGCGTCAGCAGCGTGCCGTCCAAAGCAGCCAGGTGGAGGAAGTTGGTTCCCAGTACGACCAGGACTATGAGCACGGCCGTCGTCCGCTCATCGAACCAGTTCAGCAGCAGCCGTCGGAACAGGAAGAGCCCGAGCATCACCCACAGCAGCATGCCGTAGGTGACCGCAACGCGGTAGGGCGCCGAGAAGCCATCCGCAGGAAAGCCCAACGGACCTGCCAGCGCATGCGCAATAGCGAAGAAGGGAGCATAGGCGAGCGCCATGCCCGAGCTGTACTTGATGACGCGCCCGCCTTCCGGGCCATCAACCAGCTGATAGAGCGTGGCCGAGGGCTCATGCTCCGCCACCAACGCTTCCAGCCAAGCGGGGTTGCGCAGCCCGGGATCATGGTGGATGAATGTGGCCGGGAGATAGAGGTAGTACCCGAAGACGTCCCACGTGAAGGCATGGCGCACGGGCTGAGTCGTACGCAGGCCGAGCAGCAGCGCGCACAGGGCCCAAACGGCGACCAACGACCAGCGGCGCTGCGGCATGGGGCCAAGGTAGCCGGGCCATCCGTGCGGCGATACCTTCGCCGCATGTCCCCCACCCCAGCGGAGGCCGCCTCCGCACGCACCCTGTACCGGCCGGCCAACTTCCTGCATGGCCATTGGTCCTCCGAAGGCGATGGCAGCACCCAGGCGGTGCTGGACAAGTACCAAGGCACCGAGATAGCCCGCATCCCGCACGCCAGCGAAGCCCAGATGGAAGCGGCCATCACCGCCGCCCAGCGAGCGTTCCCGGCGTTCCGCAAGCTGAGTGCGGGTGAGCGCAGCGAGCGGCTGGAGCGATTGGCGGGCCTGCTCAAGGAGCACGAGGAGGAACTGGCGCAGCTCATCATGCGCGAGGCGGGCAAGCCGATCGGCTATGCACGCACCGAGATCGCGCGGTGCATCGTCACCGTGCGCACGGCCGCGGCCGAGGCGCTGCGCTTCGGCGGCGAGGTGGTGCCCATCGACTATGGCGCAGGCGCGGGCAGGACGGCATTCACCAAGCGTCACCCGATCGGCATCATCGCCGCCATCACACCGTTCAACTTCCCGCTCAACCTGGTACTGCACAAGGTGGCGCCGGCGCTGGCCATCGGCTGCCCGGTCATCCTGAAGCCCGCGCCGCAGGCCCCGCTCAGCGCCCTGGCGCTCTCCCGCTTCATCGCGCAGCTGGGCTATCCCGACGGGGCATTCAGCTGCATGCTCTGCGGGATCCCGGTGGCGGAGAAGCTCGTGAAGGACCCGCGCATCGCCATGCTCAGCTTCACCGGAAGCGACAAGGTGGGCTGGCACCTGAAAGCCATCTGCGGGAAGAAGAAGGTGGCCCTCGAGCTCGGCGGCAACGCGGCCGTGATCGTGGACGAGGGCGCCGACCTGCCCGCTGTGGCCAAGGCCGTGGCCGCTGGCTCCTTCCTCTACGCCGGCCAGATCTGCATCAGCACCCAGCGCATCTTCGCCGTGGAGCGCGTGTTCGAGCGCTTCCGCGACCTGCTGGTCCAGGAGGTGGGCCGCATTCCCTGCGGCGACCCGGCCGATCCCGGCACCATCGTGGGGCCCATCATCGATAGGGGCCACCTGCTCCGCATCGCTGCATGGGTCGAAGAGGCCCGGCAGGGCGGGGCCCAGGTGCTTGCCGGCGGGCACGCGGTGGATGAGGCGCGCAACGTGTATGCAGCCACCCTGCTCACCGGCACGGACAACTCGATGAAGGTGAGCTGCGCCGAGGCCTTCGGCCCGGTCGCCACCGTGGAACGCGTGCGGGATTTCAAGGCCGCGATCGACGCAGTGAACGACAGCAGCTTCGGGCTTCAGGCGGGCGTCTTCACCGATAGCCTCGCGCATATGCGCATGGCCCACGAGGAGCTCGAGGTGGGAGGCGTCATCATCAACGGAATCCCCGGTTTCCGGGTGGATAGCATGCCCTACGGCGGCATCAAGGACAGCGGCTTGGGGCGCGAGGGCATCCGGTACGCCATCGAGGAGATGAGCGAGCCACGGCTGCTGGTGTACTGACCGCTTGCTTTTCACCCTTCCCGCAGCTAGCTTGCATCGCCCTGCAGGGCCGCGGTGCGAAGGGAGGTGAGTGAGCAGCGGCCGGCACAATCATCCCGCACAGCCATGCGCTTCCTCACCGCCAACCGCAAGTCCATCATTGCGCTCGCCGCGCTTTCGCTCTTCGCCGGCCTCTCGGCCTTCGAGCCGGGGCCTTCCGATGATACCGGCTCCGCCAAGGCGATCGGAGGCGGTGTCCCCGTTTCGGCGTTCACCAACTTCGAGTCGGCGCATGTGAGCCCCATCGCCCTCACGCCCGATGGCACCCGGCTGCTGGCTGTGAACACGGCCAACAACAGCCTGGAGGTGTTCGATGTCACCGCCGCCGGCATCACCCATTCCGCCAGCATCCCCGTGGGCCTCGACCCCGTGACCGTGCGCGCCCGCACCAACAACGAAGCCTGGGTGGTGTGCACCATCAGCGATGAGGTGAGCATCGTGGACCTCACCCTGAAGGCCACCGTGCGCAGCCTGCTCACGGAGAACGAGCCGGCCGATGTGGTCTTCGCGAGCGGGAAGGCCTTCGTGAGCTGCGCCGAGCAGGAGATGGTGCAGGTCTTCGACCTGGCCAACCTGAACTCCGCGCCCACCCAGGTGCTGCTGAAGGGCGAGCAGCCGCGCGCCCTGGCCGTGAGCCCCGACGGCGGCACGGTATACTGCGCCTTCTTCGAGAGCGGGAACCAGACCACTGTCCTCAATGGCAACTCCTTCCATGCCGGGGGCTTCTGCTCTCCGCAAGGCGGATGCACCACCGTGCCGAATGAAGTGACCAATCCGGCAGGGCCCTATGGCGGAGCCGTTCCGGTACCGAACGCCGGCACGGGATTCAACCCGCCCATGAACCCGAACAATCCGCCCATGCAGGCCAATCACAGCCTGGTGGTGCGCAAGAATGCCGCTGGCCAATGGATGGATGACAATGGCGGCAACTGGACGAACCTCGTCTCCGGCAACGCTCCGGGGAAAGCGCGCATCGCCGGCTGGGACATGCCCGACAGGGACGTAGCCATGATCAACGCCAACAGCCCCAGCACCGCCACCGTCACCTACAAGCAGACGCTCGGCAACATCCTCATGGCCATGAGCGTGCGGCCCGGAACGGGCGAGGTATTCGTCGTGGGCACCGATGCCACCAATGAGAAGCGCTTCGAGCCCAACCTGCGCGGCAAATTCCTCACGGTGAACGTGTCGCGATTCCTCGGAGCGGGCGCGGTGACGCGCACCGACCTCAACCCCCACATCAATTACAGCACCCACAGCTCGCCGCCTGCGCTGCGCAAGCAATCCATCGGCGACCCGCGCGGCATCGCTTGGAAGGCCGATGGGAGCACGGCCTATGTCACCGGCATGGGGAGCAACAATGTGATCATGATCAACGCCACGGGCGCGCGCGTGAGCCCCGATCCGATCACCGTGGGAGAAGGGCCCACGGGCGTCGTGCTGCATGAGGGCAGCGGCCGCGCCTTCGTGCTCAACAAGTTCGGCGCCAGCATCAGCACCATCGACCTTGCGACGAACAAGGAGGTGGCCCGCACTTCCTATTTCGATCCCACCCCGCAGGCGATCAAGGTCGGACGGAAGCATCTCTATGATACGCACCTGGGCAGCGGCCACGGTCACATCAGCTGCGGCAGCTGCCATGTGGATAGCCGTTGGGACCGCCTGGCCTGGGACCTCGGCAATCCCGCCGGCGGAATGGTCACC
Protein-coding regions in this window:
- a CDS encoding tyrosine-protein phosphatase, with the translated sequence MKQHQIIKAVQHTIADMEGLDAAVLYGSFARGDATPNSDIDLGLLVNDRFRQEDLITTLKDVRPSPDHVMPVAMRGKVVAWFHGMHVKLEMAIHRDLATFGRDLAGSAIPEERLPGAILLDRTGNVLDGARAVQQVGYRPHTIDELVQMFIYEFDNLSTFHRRSDGYRALYFHQIALHCLVQLMNMRANGDCFQFLPRNLLVNITDRDRRRRIYELNGSMYLPDMDRKKRALLDMFHNTLSELAYPFAEEVREVLELMYERDRYWNLRAVGTHSPLVRWPNLLRSSLPALMEPEKLKELLDRNTIHTIIDLRAPQELEEHAYSDEALSKVHYVHAPFDPWAQPDWFKEPAYQQGGNQEIAYRFFALGCRESIKAVVDALRRVPEGQGALIHCHAGKDRTGIVCTLLHLLSGADREVVLVDYLASESDTYAHNLEIVLQIIEREGGIRGYLINCGVADHEIADLQQRLIHG
- a CDS encoding methyltransferase, whose translation is MAERLEHLFTGYWKYLAVRAACKLDLFDHIASGMRNVADLTSVINADARALDNLIGALVHEGYLRRSDIGLGLSPEAERLCADHPESAKHACLLWGAEHMDAWQQLDVSIRSGQAVFPILYGAPFFCYLDGLPDRAVEYHKAMFAYASQDYKGIADVLDLSQYRSVMDVGGGNGALIGSLRAAYPEVTFRIFDIQDHRTEGTRDVAFLQGDFFKGVPEGSDALLLSRVIHDWNDAEAMAILGNCHAALPPHGALHLIENDLSLLGDGGHLLSMNMLAVCGSRERSVKEYEQLLERSGFLVLDHVHHGKQAIIKAQRS
- a CDS encoding WG repeat-containing protein, translating into MNWRDIKPSLDGSHFLLEGKPLWRDRFTAVMSFHAPGVAPVQDASGWYHIDANGHPLYTARFQKAFGFYFARAAVMDPEGWFHIDLSGKACYPERYPWCGNYQEGVCSVRSKEGYFHIDSKGRPIYAARFDYAGDARDGIICAVENSEAFHIRFDGSRLYAHTYRFVNVYHKGFALALDEKGWFHIDRSGRPLAAHRFPYLEPFYNGVAFAIDQEGNPVAVSEAGLVTRLS
- a CDS encoding aldehyde dehydrogenase family protein produces the protein MSPTPAEAASARTLYRPANFLHGHWSSEGDGSTQAVLDKYQGTEIARIPHASEAQMEAAITAAQRAFPAFRKLSAGERSERLERLAGLLKEHEEELAQLIMREAGKPIGYARTEIARCIVTVRTAAAEALRFGGEVVPIDYGAGAGRTAFTKRHPIGIIAAITPFNFPLNLVLHKVAPALAIGCPVILKPAPQAPLSALALSRFIAQLGYPDGAFSCMLCGIPVAEKLVKDPRIAMLSFTGSDKVGWHLKAICGKKKVALELGGNAAVIVDEGADLPAVAKAVAAGSFLYAGQICISTQRIFAVERVFERFRDLLVQEVGRIPCGDPADPGTIVGPIIDRGHLLRIAAWVEEARQGGAQVLAGGHAVDEARNVYAATLLTGTDNSMKVSCAEAFGPVATVERVRDFKAAIDAVNDSSFGLQAGVFTDSLAHMRMAHEELEVGGVIINGIPGFRVDSMPYGGIKDSGLGREGIRYAIEEMSEPRLLVY